TTTCTTTCTGAGCACAAGTGCTCGTGCTGAGTGCATGTGTGTGAGAGGAGAGACAGTGATGGAGGCTCCAACCTCAGCAGTCCATCTCCCCAACACAGGCTCTTTCACACAGCCagcaaagaacagcagaaaataactgacaaaatgagcattttgaacaaatgagagaagaaaaattgcatGCTGAATACTGCCAAACTGAGGACCAAATATAAATCacaattaaaaatgcactttggGTAATTACAGAGAGGGGCTTTTCCCTTAGAGATGTCACAAAGCTTGTGTGGATATAATCTGACTTGAATAGATCTAGTGATGGTAAAAACCAGCAGCCTGGCAAATCAGAGCTCTTAGATCCTGCATCAGGCCAAGCCATAACCTGCTGTGGGACCAACCTCCTCCTGGTGTTCTTTTTAATCCTGGTTTCTTCTGGAAGCGAGGCTTTGGAATCACAGATTCCAAATCCATGTCCTGCTTCCCCTCCTTCCACTCTGCACACCCAACCAGTAACTTCTGACCACTGACCAATTTCAAGCAAGGCGATAGAGAATTGTAGGTTTCAAAAACGTGAAGTTGTAACTGTTCCATCAACAGGAGCTGTGTAGAATGAGGGATTTCTTCAACCCTCCGCTGCAAGAACTCCCTTGGGGTTACCTTTAACAGGCTCTGGAGAAGGCCAGTCACAAAAAAGACCTTAATAATTTCCTTACTGTGAAGGTTACACAGCAAACTGAGCTGCTTTTGGTGTGCAGAGAGAAATCTGTGCTCCTGAGGGCTGACTGGGGCAGTAGTTTGCTGCCGACAATTTCTGAATTAATGAACTGTGTAACAAGAGCCTGGGCAATACACAAGACTTTTCCTTAGGTGCTAGAAAGGAAACACCGATTATACCCTCATTCCTTGGGAAGTCACGGGcgtttgggggttttggggtgagCAAACAGAGCAGACGTGGCAGCTCGgccagagggaagggcagggcacGGAGCCGGAGCCGTGGCGATGGTGATTCCTGCGGGCAGCTCGGTCTCTTCCCGAGCCCACGGCGGTGAGGATCCTCGGCACACAGCGAGAAGTGAGGGACTGCCCTCTTGTGTCGCTCACGAGTCTTTCCTCCGCCTGCCTCTCAATTCCCGTCTCTATTTGTGACTGAGCGCTCAGCCATTTGCCTCCAACACAAATTCCTTCTTCGGAAGGGCCCAGGCTTCGTTCCGAGTGCTATGGAAAagttcaataaataaaaatacatctgcTGTGTTTATGACCTGGAGACGTCCGGGACTGGCCATATATTGTCATTCCAGCCAGAGACATCCAAATAGTTACCCTGGCTTATGCCCAGCCTCCATCTTGACACAGATAAGGAAAACAGAGGAAGgaataaaacagcagaaatataATGAAGGATGACAGAGAGGAGACACAAGAGAAGCAGATTTGTTACACCAGTCAACCCTCACAGTAAGTTACATGCAAGTTAAATATAGAAGCgtcccttccctggggagccagACTCATGGACAGCTCACACACGactctgcagcagcatctcGGGCCAGCGGCTGGCAGAgatcttcatttttaaatcattaGTGCTCATTTCCAGGGCAGTTCTTGCAGTAATGGTTGTCAGAGAATAACAGTCTTTTAAAAGCTGTGCAGGCTTTTGTGCCCACCACTTCTGCTGCCTGTTAATGACAGACACCTAAATTTATGTTACATTCACTAATAGCACCGAGTGCTCAGGCTTTGGTTGCTGCTCTCACCCAGAGCAATGAGCCAGCCTGGCAATTGCTCATGTTCTTTTAACAGCCAGATTAGCACCTTGCTAAAGGGGAttcaaaaaaaatcactgtccAGGAGTGGACAAAATTTGGACCATTTGGAATCTGGAGGGGCAAGGGAAAGAGCTGGCATTAAAATCCCTGCCTCTGGAGCCCATATTTTTGTCTGGGCTGTGACTGCTGTAATCAGCTCCAAGCTCCCATTCTAAAATGATGCTCAGCAGTTATCTATCAGCACTCCATGAAGAACCACCCCTAAGAGTAATTCCTTTGAActtctgcccagcctgtgctgtggtATTTGTGTTTCTAACTTATTCTGGATGGCTCAGCACAAGCATGTTTTGTGTCACCCTGCTCAGTCCTGAGTTTGTCCATGTTCTGAACTGGTAAAAGCTGCCAGGaacctgtgatttttctttcctgagacCCTGACACCTGAGCAGATAACAAAATATAAAGGcatctttgaaatatttgatgAATATTTGAAACACATCAGTAATACCGAATCATGTGTGCAAGTGTCTCTTTGGAATTAATGTGTACTttatctggaaaaaataaacagcaaaggGAACCCACCCACAAGGCAACACATCTCGAAAACAGAAATGGCAAGATTTATAGAACCTCAAAAACAATCCCTCGGGGTCTCACCACCACCACAGAAGTGTCGTGTCTCATCTGCCTCACTCCCTGTAAACAACACAAAGCAttcccccctccctctcctGTCCTGGCATCTTCCTGCTCCGTGAGGAACACGAGCCACTGTGCAGCACTTTGTCCTCAGCAGTTTCCTGGGCAGTTGATGCTCtcaaaagaagagaaaccaCAGAGGCTGGTCAGTGTGACTGGCTGTGATTTCAACTCCAGTTTGGGAAACTTCTGTTCGAGAACAACAACTTCCTGTTTGTACTGTTCTGAGTGTGTATTCCCAAGGTGGCAAAATCCTCCTGACCTTTTTTATTGCTGGACACAAGGAACACTTATTTTATCAGAAGATGAACACGCATTCACGTCCCACTTTTACAGGCATTTTTAAACTGCTGCCCTTTTACCTCATTTCATATCCTTGAAGAAGCTTTACCAGGGGATTACAGcagtcacagaaaatatttcttctgacAGATCATTACAAGGGCATGAGAAGAAAGATCTTTCCATCATAACCTACTTATAAACCCAAACTCTTCATGTCTTCTTTAACTCTTACAGTCCTTCCCTTACTTTGCTCCCCATCTGAACTGAGTCAGACTTGTGGCTGTTCTTTCGTGGCATCTTCTGAATCTTCTGAAGTTGCCCGTGTTGCTGGATCTCTGTTGGTTGTGTCAGGAGGGGACTGGCTGGGGTTCAGCCCTCCTGGAGTCACCTGTTCAGGGATGTCATTGAGTTTCTGGTTTGTCCGTGCCACTTGTTTTCCCATTTGAACAGCTTCATCATAGGAAGGTGGCAGGTCCATGGCATAGAGGCTGTAAGCTGGAGGGGACACAGTGTTCTTATCCATATCCACAAATACCGAGGGAATCTGGACACTTGGAGGGTACTGCCATGAGCTGTATGCTGGGAAGAAAAcgaattaaaaataaaaattaaacacctGCATGGGACACTGATACATAAAGAGCTAATCCTGCCTTTTTTCCCAGGATTACAGACTTTGGtgttttcagaaggaaacaCTGCATACTAAAGCTGTCCATATAGAATCACTCCTGGTCTTCAGTGTCACTCACTGTCACCCTGATCCTCCCCTTCACCCCTTGTGCCCACTCTGTGGGGCTGGAATTAGTTCTGGGAGTTCTCTGGGAAttccctttcctgcaggaaacACAGAACTCCTGGCACGGGCTCAGTGCTCGTGGAGCAGGTGGCTCAGGGTACTCACAGGTCACggtgctgtgggcagtgctgtcaCTGTCAATGCCCATCACTGGCAGGTCACAGGGGTGCCGAGGGAAGCTCTCCACTGGAGGCCTCTTCTTGCGGCAGCAGAGTTTGATGCAGCTCGCTGAGaccccacagagcaggagcaggaacaccATCAGCAAGATCAGCctgagagaggaggggaaacaCCATCATTCCACTGCTTGTGTTGTGCTTCTTCTAAACCAGAATATAATTTCACTCTGAATGGTTGGAAGGCACGTCAAGCCTCCTGGATTTAGTTCTGAATGGGTGCTGGATGCTGGATTAGAAAGTGGGATCACAAACACTCAGTCACAAGTTGAAGAACTACTGCCCATCAGTACAACGGGTGCTGTAACATTTCACTATTTTGGGttattttcagcttctgtgCAGGAGCAATGGCTCTGCTTTCCACAGCAAGAGAGGGTTTGTACTTGGAGGGAAATACAAGCATGAACTTCCTCAAGTCTAGGGCCTCTCTTTATAAATGAGCATGGAAATGATAtgatattaaattatatttatgcCTTGAAAACACAATTCTGTCTCTAGCTATTGCTTAAGGAAGTTTATAATTTAACAACTTACAATGTACTTAGACTGATATACCTGTGTTTCAGGTTTTCCTCTCCACTGAAACTCTACCTTCCCACCCCTCTGTTTCTCAATCCAACTCCCTCTTCTCCTGGAGGCTTTTAGAAACCTTTTCAATCTATTTTTGGTAACTGTGTCTTTTCAAACAGCTCTGTGTATCCACCAAAattgctgcagaggaaaggaggCAAAAGTAACCAACTCCCTCAGTGTGCTGCTGAAGTCAATATATGGACAGAATGTAAACTATGAAAACTGTCAGGGCACCTGTAACACGTATGAGGTGGGAGATGAATCCTGCTGTGATCCTCTCTGGTTTAGCccagttttccctttcagcagcccctgctcagctctgtgctcgCTGGAGCTCCGAGGGGAGCTCAGCACAGGGTGACAGTCCCTGTCCCATAGAAGGGAGTGAGCTGAGCatggggcagggccagggcccAGCAAATCCCTGCTGGaagctgccctgtgcagggagccAATGGCCAGACTGGCTCTGGCTATTTAGGAAGAACAAACAAGCCCTTGGGTTCAACCCCAGTGCACTCAGAAGGGAAAGATGACACAGCCCCGGGTGAATGCTGCTCCCCACCTGACACCCAATCTCCCCTGGCCTCCAGTCCACTGCTCTGGCAGCTCAGAAAACAGAGACACCCCTCCCTGATCCTGCCCCAGAGAAGCCTTTCCACTGCCTTGCTGCAAGCCCTGCTCATAAAAACTTCAAACGGTTCTGGGTCAGGAAGATTAAAAGCCAACTTACCAGACATACCACAGACTTGTCCAATCAGACATGTTCTAGGGGCATCTGTGAAGGAAGGCAGATGATTCACTGATTTAAATAGTGCATGTATGACAGGGAATGCACTTCCCTGgggtggaaaagggaaagcacTCAGCAGGAGtctgaaacaaaaccacttcAGATGGTTCTTCATGGCTGTACCATTACTCCAGATGAGAACATGCAAAAAATCCCACTGTAAAAGTTGCTTCTGAATCgataaatgtttttattggGTGGTGCTTTACTCATGcttgggagagagaaaaactcACGCAGGAttcccaaaaaaccaaaccactgtTATTTAAAGGTAACTGAGATGAGGTGCCTCATACCAGGGGCCTGTCTGAAAATGCCAGTCTAGACAACTGCCTGTGTTCCCCagatattttaaagttatttttccatAGCTGCAATGCAGCCAGAAATGGGgagtttttttcagttctggTACAGTACAAAAGGAAGAGAACAGCTCCTGTGACATTTCAGGAGCGTGgctgccacagcagggctgtgtgtacTGAACCTCCTGCAAtgcatttcctgcagcagaacaaTGCTTCTGACCACAGGAGAGCATCTGCCAACTGTTCAGAAGTGACACTTCGGAGTCGTCTTGGGAGAGAGCCATTccctcagagcaggagcagccaagtGAAATTTAAAAGTTGCTGACTGTCTTAGAGATCAAAAAAGAAGTTGTAAGGGCTGGCCATGAGCGAGTCACCGTTCTGCTGTGGGAATACCACTCGGTCCCGGTGGGGAAGGTTTGGGAACGGGCAGCGGTTACTCACCGGGCAGAGCTCTCACAGGTGTTCCCAGAACAGAGCGATGCCTACGCCAGGGGGGAACGCGGGACGGGGTCAGCAGGTGACCAGGGAAGCGCCTCGTGTCCCTGCTGCATGTGCTCGGGACGCTGCGGGAGTGTCCGTGAGCGGCCGGAGCCCACGGGAACCGCCGCGGTTCAAGGACACGCGGCCGGCGCTGAAAGGGGACACcgagcccggggacagcccgtGCTGGGCAGCGCAATAAATAACCGGCATCAGCCCGGGGGGCAGAGcctcggcggggccgggcacggcgggACCGGGCCGGAGCGGGCAGGATCGCCCCGCCCGGGCCGCGGGAGGGGTCGGggctggccagggcagggctgctcgGCTCCCCCCGGAGTGCTCCTGCCTCACAGCGTGCCCCTGCTTCAGACCCTGACCCTGCCTCAGCCTCTGATTCAGACCCTCACCCTGCCTGAGCCCCTGCCGCTGCATCAGCCTCTGATTCAGACCCTGATCCTGCCCCAGTCcctgcctcagcctctgcttCAGACCCTGACCCTGCCTGAGCCCCAGTCCCTGCCTCAGCCTCTGATTCAGACCCTCACCCTGCCTGAGCCCCTGCATCAGCCTCTGcttcagcccctgctcctgccccagtccCTGCCCCttgccccagcccctgcctcagcctctgcttCAGACCCTGACCTTGCCTCTGCCTaagcccctgtccctgcccctgtcccagcccctgttgcccagcccctgtccctgtcccagcccctgctcctgtctcagccccagccccagcccctgtccctgtcccagcccctgctcctgtctcagccccagccccagtccctgtccctgtccctgtcccagccccagccgtgAGCGGACGTCGCGGAGGGGATCGGGGAGAGCTCCTCTTGCAGAGATTTCCCTGCAGCCATTCGGGACTGAGCGCGGTGCTCCCGCCAGAACAGAGCCCATCAggtgtgcagcagctggacacaCCCCCCGAGCCTCTGCTGTGTCAGAGGGGCttgaaggagaaataaagaaatgagaAACCTGGTATGAAATATCTGAGTCAGAAACAAATGTTTAGAAGAGCAGGTAATTTCCCTTTCTAAAAATTCTTGTTAAAACGAATGAAACACGACTGAAAAGATATTGACGGCTCTTTAGGGTCGGTGTGCTGCAGGCTATTTAACTGTGTCGAacatttcaaatgcagaaattcATGGAGAGAAAGCTCTCCATGAGCCTTTTGTTGTATTCTCCTCCCTGTCCAGTTGAGGAGGGCAGAGATGGAATGGCTTTGGTGGCACCTGGTGTCCTGCCAGGGCCAGCCCAGCACAGTCCAGGGGCATGGGCAGCACCGGTGGACACAATGCCTGGAAGCACCAGGTGATATTTCCTATTCTGACTCCTAGGACTGAAGCCCGGTGTTTCCAGGCTCAGCGATGGCATGTGACAAAGTGACTGCAGTgttttcctccagcactgctcagggtCATGGGGCCATTGCTCATTCAGGGAAACCTGTGCTCATACTTGTGAAGCAATCTCTGAAGTCACTTCTGGAGAAGCAGGACATGAATTAATAAATGTGTATGACACTAGTGCTTACTCTCTGACTTTCTGCTTTACAAATGAGTTTGGTTTCCTTTTAAGGATTATTAAGATCATACATGAGTGTGAATTCCTCATTAGACCAGAACTACATCAGTGCCATGAAGttcatgtttgtttttagaCTCAAATCTGAAAGCACGAGTTTGTATCCAGGGACCCAAGAGGGGTCACAGTTGCAAAATtcagtttgaaagcaaaatggtCACAAGTGCAGTTAGAGGAGCAGAAAACTTCAACTTccaggaaatgaagaaatatttctgagatcACATTTTCCATATTGTCCTCACAATAACAGCTCCATCCCTACTGGAATCCTGTAACATGGAAACAGAAACACCAGGTGCCAAGTTTAGAGTCACCTGGCAGTTTTAATGCCCAGGGCTATGACTGTGGATAACCCACTCTGGAAGCACAGAATTGAGCAGGGTTTGTGCCTTTCCAAGAGATGAACTTGTAGCAGCTGTGCTGAGTTtctgctgggcactgggacTTGGCCCTGACCCACGCCAGGAGAGCACACCAGCACTGTCAGCTCCCTGTGCTCAAGGAATTGCCCACAAACCTACTACTGCTGGATCAGCTCCATCTGTCTGAGTTACCAGGGAATTGTTTCCATCTTCACTTCCAGTCCTGTTCGTTGGAGAAATATCAAGAAGCTGTTGCACATAACACACATTGTACATGAGAATTGTGTGGGTAGGAGCATCCTCACAGAATTCCTACATTTTCAGTAAACTGAGGGCGTGCATCTCTGATCATTGCAGGTTTGCATCGTGATGATTCTAATTGTGGGAACTCTCAATGGGATGGCAGTGGAACATCCAGGGTTACTTTTGGCAGACACAGTAACTGTGCTTTTACTTTTGGAACTGTGCTAGTGTCCCAGGTGAAGCAGCTCAGTCTGCACACCTTCCCAGTGGATCTGCTTTTCCACATCAGACAACTTGTTTTCCCTTCCACATCAGCCTGTGTCTCTCATTGCCCCGTGAGAGAGCTGGCACTTCACACTCTGTGTCCCCAAAGGACAAAGCAATCCAAGGGAGGGAAACCCAaccctgcctgagcagccaTTGTGCCCCCAAGAAGTCAAATACAAACACTTTTGAGGCCCCAGCTAAAATACCAGGATTTTCTCTTATGAAAAGGACTAAAACCTG
The Sylvia atricapilla isolate bSylAtr1 chromosome 22, bSylAtr1.pri, whole genome shotgun sequence genome window above contains:
- the TMEM52 gene encoding transmembrane protein 52, translating into MSDWTSLWYVWLILLMVFLLLLCGVSASCIKLCCRKKRPPVESFPRHPCDLPVMGIDSDSTAHSTVTSYSSWQYPPSVQIPSVFVDMDKNTVSPPAYSLYAMDLPPSYDEAVQMGKQVARTNQKLNDIPEQVTPGGLNPSQSPPDTTNRDPATRATSEDSEDATKEQPQV